The window CGCCTGATGAGCATGAAGCCCGACAACTTGCCGCAGGATTTTTTGTCGGAGCTCAGGGGGATCTTTGCGTTTAATCTTAAAAGGAATGTACTGCTGGAGAGGGAATCTTTTGAGACGATCCGCTGTCTCCAGGACTCCGGGATCAAGGCAATGCCGTTAAAGGGACCGATAATGGCAAGATATCTCCATGGAGACCCGGCTCTGCGCAGGACGTCTTCCGACATCGATCTCCTGGTAAAGCCGGAAAACGCCGAGAAGGCTATCGGCGTGTTAAGGAGCGCCGGCTGGGCCTTTGCCGAAAGAACGGAAGGCGGGCTATCGTATAAAGATACGCTGAAATATGTCGGGCAGGTGAGCCTTACAAAGCAGACGCGGAATCCGCTCGGCAATTTATGCCTTGACCTGCACCGGATGATATTCGATCCGTTTATGTTTCCGGACCAGGCAGGCCTGTGGCAGGGCCTCAGGGAGCTCGATATCGACGGCAATAAAGCGGCTATTCCGTCCGATGAGAAATTGTTTATATATTTCTCGCTGCTCTCGATGTCGCTTGACGCAAGCTACATCTACGATCTCAGCGTGATAATCTCGCGGTACGGCGATACCCTGGACTGGGAGCGCATCGCGTGCAGCCGTGACTATCTTCGCAGCAGGACCGCCGTATATTTTGCCGTTAAGCTGGCCTGTGAGTTATTCGGATGCGAAGCGCCGGAAGCTTTTTTAAAAAAGATAAAACCCGGCCCGGCCAAGGAAACCTTTTTAAAGATATGGATAAACAGGAAAGCCGTTATGGAGTCCTCCGTAAAATGGATGCACAGGTCGCGCTTCTCCGGAAGAATCTGGTATTTTTTTATTCTGAGCTTTCTGTATTCGAAAGATTTTTTCGACTGCTTAAGAATGATCTGCCGAAGGATATATTTTCGGGGCGAAAAATTTGCGGTGTCGTGCAATTAAAGATGCGAAAGTAAAAAATGGAGGAACCTGATCATGACTGAAAATAATAAACTTATAGCTAATCCGATGGTGGTGTTGAGAGAGGAGTTCGATGACTGGGCGCTTTTATTCGATCCGGATACGAACGATATCTTTACGATCGATCCTGTATCCGTGTTTATCTGGAAAAGGCTTGACGGCAAGCACATCACGGAAGATATAATCAAAGAGCTGAAACCTGTCTGCGACGGCATGCCGCCGGACGCGTCCAAGCATATCGATGATTTCCTCCAGGACCTCATGAAGCACGGCCTTGCGGGATACGAAGTCAAAAAATAAAAAGCGTGCCTGGAAACAAGCTGCGGCTTAGGTATTATGGTATATCACGTTAAGACTTATGAAAAATATATCATGCAGTAGAGGGCGATGGAGGATTTAGTGTCTCTTATAGAGCGCTGTAAAAACCCGGAAAGAGATGGTATCAGTATGAAGATAATGAGGACGCCCAAAGCCGTAGAGATAGACATAACGAATAAGTGCAATCTCCGATGCAAATACTGCAGCCATTTCTCAAGCGCTGGCGATACAGACAGGGACCTGCCGACAGAGGAGTGGCTTAAGTTTTTTGAGGAGCTCAACGCCCGCGCCGTGATGAACGTCTGTCTGTGCGGAGGAGAGGCTTTTTGCAGGGATGATTTGAAAGAGCTTGTCAAGGGGATTGTCGGGAACCGCATGCGTTTCGACATCCTGTCCAACGGCACGCTGATAACGGACGACATCGCGAAATTCCTGGCTTCCACAAAAAGATGCAATTATGTCCAGGTTTCGATCGACGGCTCCATCCCGACCACGCACGACGCGATGCGCGGCGAAGGCAATTTTATCAAAGCCCTCGAGGGGATGAGGGCTCTTAGGCGAAACGGTATCCGAGCCGCGGTGCGTGTCACGATTCACCGCGAGAACGTCCGCGATCTGGAGGGGATAGCGAAATTATTGCTGGAGGATATAGGGCTTCCCTCTTTCGGGACGAACAGCGCCTCGCATATGGGGCTATGCCGGGCAAACGCCGAACAGGTCCAGCTTACTCCCGAAGAGAGGGTGCTGGCGATGGAGACGTTATTGAAGCTCAATAAAAAATACGGCGGTCGTATAAGCGCGGCCGCCGGGCCTTTGGCAGAGGCGAATATGTGGCTTAAGATGGAGAAGGCCCGCAAGGAAGGCATAGAAGGCATGCCCGGGAGAGGCCATCTTGTTGCCTGCGGCGGGGTGAATTCCAAGATAGGCGTCCGCGCGGATGGTGTCATGGTACCGTGTGTTCAGTTAAGCCATATTGAGCTTGGCCGGATAAATCACGATCCGCTCGAAGAGGTTTGGCAGAACCATCCGGAACTTAAACGGTTACGGGAGCGAAGGGATATCCCATTGAGCGATTTTCCATATTGTATGGATTGTGATTATGTTAATTACTGCACCGGCAACTGCCCGGCGCTCGCGTATACGTTTACCGGCCGCGATGACTGCCCCAGCCCCGACGCGTGCCTTAAACGGTTTCTGGAAGAAGGCGGAAGGCTGCCGGATATGGAATTGGAGAAAGTATGAATACCACCCGGACAGATTTTAAAGAGACGATCAATCCCAAATATTCATTGAACCAGATATATTTTTATCTTACCGAAGGCTGTAATCTGGCCTGCAGGCATTGCTGGATAGCGCCTAAGTTCCAGGCGAACGGCCGCGAGTATCCGGCGCTTGACATTGAGCTGTTCAAATCCATAATTGAACAGGCCAAGCCGCTGGGATTATCAGGCGTTAAGCTGACAGGCGGGGAGCCGCTCCTGCATCTCCGGATAAACGATATTCTGGATCATGTAAAGGCGAACGACCTGCGTCTTATCATTGAAACGAATGGTGTTCTTTGCACGCCGGAACTTGCGAAAAAGATAAAGGAAAATAAAAGTCCGTTTGTATCTGTTAGCATAGATTCCCCCGATGCGAAGACGCATGAATGGGTGCGCGGGGTGGAAGGTTGTTTTGATAAAGCGAAAGAGGGCATCCGGAACCTGGTCGCTGTGGGCCTGAAGCCTCAGATCATCATGACGTTGATGCGCTGTAATAAAGACAGCCTCGAGGAGATGGTCCGCCTTGCCGAATCCCTGGGCGCGGGCTCGGTCAAGTTCAATATAGTACAGCCTACGGCGCGCGGTGAAGATATGCATAAGCAGAATGAGACTTTGAGTATCCAGGAACTTGTAAGCCTGGGCAGGTGGGCGGATGATGTATTGCAGGGGAAGACGAAATTGCGGCTTTATTACCATCATACGCCGGCATTCAGGTCTTTGGGTAAGATGTACGGTGAGAACCCGAGCGGATGCGGTACATGCGGCATACTGGGCATACTCGGAGTGCTGGCGAACGGCTCTTACGCGCTCTGCGGCATAGGCGAGAGCGTCCCGGAACTCGTCTTCGGCCATGTCGCCAAAGACCGCCTTGAGGATGTATAATAATACGTCGGTCTTAAAAGAGCTGCGCGAAGGGATGCCCAAGCGCCTGGAAGGCATATGCGGCGACTGTATCATGAAGTCGCGGTGCCTCGGAAGCTGTGTGGCGCAGAACTACTACCGCTCGAGGAACCTGTGGGCCGGGTTCTGGTATTGCGAAGAGGCGGAGAAGGCGGGGCTATTCCCGGCTACACGCAAGATGCCGAAAGCGGGAAGCGTTCCGAAGTAATTGGGAGGCAGCATGAAAACGGAAAAGCTGGTCTGTATAGGCAACAGCATGAAACCGACGTTATCGCCTTTGGACATGCTGGATGTCGCTCCATATAATGGAAAGAAGATCCGTCCGGGCGACGTGATCGTTTTTTTTTCCAATGACTGCGAACATAAAATAGCCCATCGAGTAGTATCGGTAAAGCAGGGAAAGATACTTACAAAGGGTGATAATAATAATAAGGTCGATACGTTATCCGTATCTTCCGAAAAGATAGTCGGGAAGGTCGAATATTTCGAGAGAGGGAAAAAGCGTTTCCGGATATATGGGGGGGCCATTGGGCGGGCATACGCGTTTTTATTTAAAACTAAGCAATCTTCGGGCCGGGCGCTGTCGTATCTATTCGGCAACGCTTATATCAAGCTGGCTAAGACGGGAATAGCGCTGCGCCTCATCCCATGCCGGGAGAAGATACGTACGGTAGTATTTAAACGCCCCCACGGAGAGGACATCCAGGTCTTCATGGGCAATCTGTTGATAGCGCGCCGCCGCCCCTGGCAGGATAAATGGTATGTGCGAAAACCTTTCCGGTTGTTTGTCGAGGATTATATAAAGTGATAAAAGATACCTATAACCTGCGATTCGGGAACGGGCAATGTTTATCTCTGGCGGCTACCGCGGATTCAAGCGGATGGCTGGAGAAATTTGCTTCCATACTGGAACTGGAACGCTCGCTTCCGGACGGCCATTCAAAAGTGGTCTTCAGCCGCAAAAAAATTATAAGTGACAAGGGAACCCCGAACTCAAGAAATGAACTGGCGGATATCCTGGGGAAAGACGTTCCTGCGGATGCGTGGTCGTTATACGATGCCCGGGTATTAAAGATATGGTATAATATTTTTTTAGATGACGTTATCTGCGAGATATCCGCTGTAGCCAATGAGGATATGGATATCATACAGATGTGGCATGCGTTATATTCCATATACATCAAAGCGCAAAGGACAGGAGGCGTTCCTCTCCATGCCGGGTTGATAGAGCGCGACGGCCGCGGCATAGTGATCGCGGCCCCGGGGAATACCGGCAAATCTACCTGCTGCCGCCGGATACCGCCGCCGCGGAAAGCGCTTTGCGATGACGAGGTTCTGATAATATATGATAAGATAAAAGGGTATCTCGCCCATCCTTTTCCGACATGGAGCGATTATTTGTGGAAGCGCGCAAACAACACCTGGAAGGTGGAAAAGAATGTCGCTCTTGATGCGGTATTTTTTCTGGAACAGGCCCCGGTCGATGAGGTTGAGCCTGTCGGCGGCGCCATGGCCGCGGCCCTTATGAATCTCTCGGCCCATCAGGCGTTTTTTAAGGGCCATGCGGGCAGGAATCCCGGCGGGGAAACCGGCCGTAAAAAAGACCTGTTCAATAATGTCTGCCGTTTAGTAAAGGCAGTCCCGTCATTCAAACTGCGCTGCACTCTGGACGGCGAGTTCTGGGTGAAGATAGAAGAGGCGCTTTGCGCAAGGCAGGGTTGCTGATATGGCGAAGATCGGTCGCGCGGGATTTTTCAGTTATCTCATACCTTATTGGAAACTCGTATTGCTGACAATGTCATTGGGCGTCGTCAGCGTACTTCTCGGGATCATAAATCCATACTTTGCCAAGCTTACGATAGATAATGCTTACGGCAACAGGGATATCAAGCTTTTTATATTGCTCGCCTCGGTCGGCGCCGCCTTTTTTTTGATAGGTAACCTGCTCGATTTTGTAAAAAGCGACCGCTCCAGACTCCTGAGCAGAAAAGTGAATTTCGACATCTCCAGGGACCTCTTTAAACGTTTGCAGGACCTGCCGTTCGCTTATCACGCCGACCGTTCAAGCGGCGAGTATGTCTACAGACTGCGCAATGATACCGAATCGGTCAGCGCGTTGCTGAGTGACCAGATACCGCGCTTTCCCGTGCTTCTATTCAGGTTTTTAGCTATTGTCGCGGTTATATTCTATTTAAATTGGAAGCTGGCGTTGTTCGCCTTGATGCTTGTCCCGATATCCCACATACAATCTACGCTGATATTGAGATGGATCGGGAACATAGCCCGCTCAAAGATGGCGAAGATCCAGAAGTTATTTAAAAACCTGCACGAAACATTCAGCCACATGCACCTCATAAAATCGTTCGGAAGGGAAAAAAATGAGATAAAGAAGTTCGAAGCCGGCCTTAAGGATGTCATGGAAGCGGAACTGAAGGATGCCAGAATGACGGGCGTCTTCAATGTCTCCGGGGCGATCCTCAGCAAGGCCCTGTCGGGAGTCGTGGTTTTATTCGGCGGCTTTCAGGTAATAAGAGGCGAGATGACTTTGGGGAGTCTGACAGCCATCGCCATATATGTGGCGCAGATGATGGGGTTATTGAAATCCATATACGATTTTTATCAGAATATAGTCGTAGGGCGCGTGGCCGAGAAACGTATCGGCGAGATCCTGGAAACAGAACCGTCCATATGCGATTCGCCCGGCGCGGCTGATCATATAATCGAGACGGGCAGCGTAGAATTCAGGGATGTATCGTTCGGATACCGGAAAGACGCCTCCGTCATCGACGGCATCAGTTTTCTCGTCGAGCCTTATTCCAAGGCGGCCTTTGTGGGCCTGTCGGGATCCGGGAAGACCACTATGATCTCCCTTATATCGCGTCTCTATGAACCCGGGGAAGGCGGTATATATATTGACGGGGTTGATATAAAAAAGATAAAGCTTGCTTCTCTTAAATCTCAGACAAGCATTGCCCTTCAGCAGTCCTACCTGTGGAACGATACGATAGCGAACAACATCCTGTACGGCGCCGGAGGCTCTACGAGGCAGGATATGATAGAAGCCGCAAAACTTGCCGAGGCGCATGAATTTATAATAAGATCAAGGGACGGGTATGATTCCAATGTAGGGGAAGCGGGCCACAGCCTTTCCGAGGGCCAGAAGCAGCGTATCGCTATCGCCAGGGCGTTCATATCAAAGCCCAGGTTACTCGTCCTGGATGAGGCGATGTCGTCTCTCGATTCGGAGACGGAAGATAAGATCATCGACAATATAAAACGGGAGTTCAAAGACTCTACGGTTATAATAGTCTCGCACCGCCTATCGACGGTAGAGAAGATGGACATGGTATATTTTTTAAAGGATTCCTCAACTATGGAGTCCGGGACTCATGAAGAACTGGTGAGGAAAAACTTAAGGTACGGCGAGTTATTCGCAAGCCAGTTCAAGGATACGCTCTCCGAAGAGCCCGCGGTCTTTCAATAACCGGTAAAGGCGGCTATGCGTTGTATTAGAAAAGATTTTCTGGTTTTCGGCAGCCCGTTGATAGAAGCGGGTGAGGTCGGCGAGGTCGTTGCCTCGATGAAGTCCGGCTGGCTCGGTACGGGGCCCAAGGTCCGGAAATTTGAAGATATGTTCAGGAAGTATAAAGGGACAAGATATGCCGTCGCCGTCAATTCTTGCACGGCAGCCTTGCATCTTTCCATGCTCTCAGCCGGGATCAAACCGGGCGATGAAGTCATCGTCCCGACACTGACATTCGCAGCCACCGCAAATGCGGTCATACACGCCGGGGCAAGGCCGGTATTCGCGGATTGCCGCCGGGATACTATGAACATAGATCCCGGGGACATAGAGAAAAAGATCAATAAGAAGACAAAAGCTATAGTTCCTGTCCATTTTGCCGGGCGGCCATGCGATATGGATAAGATAATGGATATTGCCCGGAGATACCGCCTGAAAGTGATAGAAGACTGTGCCCACGCTATCGAAGCTGAATACCGCGGCAAGAAGACGGGCACGCTCGGCGACCTGGGCTGCTTCAGTTTTTATGTCACAAAGAATATCACTACAGGCGAAGGCGGCATGGTAGTGACCGGTAACCCGAGATACGAAGAGAAGATAAAGATACTGGCCCTCCACGGCATGACGAAAGACGCATGGCGGCGGTTTTCCGATAAAGGGTATAAGCACTACCAGGTCATATATTCCGGCTATAAATATAACATGACTGACCTGCAGGCGGCTATCGGGATGCATCAGCTGCCCAGGATAGATAGGTACTGGCGAAAGCGCCGCAGTATTTGGAGAAAATATAACGAGGCATTCGAAGGCCTGCCTCTGTTCTTGCCGGCGCCGGAAAGCAAGGATATCAAGCATGCTTACCACCTGTATACCTTGTTGCTCGACATAGCTCGCCTCAGGATCACGAGGGACGCTTTTTTGCATGAAATGACCCTGAGGAGGATCGGTGTGGGCGTCCATTATATAGCCCTGCACCTACATCCTTATTACAGGAAGACCTTCGGTTACCGCCGCGGAGATTTTCCAAACGCGGAATGGATCTCGGAAAGGACCGTGTCGCTACCCGTTTCGGCAAAATTGACCGATAAGGACACGGACGATGTAATAAACGCGGTCATCGATATAATAAAGTAGCCCGGTTAAAAGATACTATATGGATATTAACAGGATATGGCTGCCTTTACTGCTTAGCTTTCTAGCGGGTATATTCACGGTAGCCGGCAGCTTCATAACTTTTTTTGTTAAGGATTTTAAGAAGAGCTACCTTCAGTTCTTTTTGGGACTGTCGGGCGGCGTTATGATATATGTTTCGTTCGTCGAACTTCTACCGTCTTCGATCCGCGATATAGGCCCCCTGAACGCCAATGTCGCGTTTTTTGTCGGAATAATCACCGTAATGCTCATCGACTTTTTCATCCCTCATGAATATATAGCCGAACGTATAAAAGTGGGCCACCATGACAAGCGGCTTATGACTGCCGGGATATTCATGGCCTTAGGCATAGGTATCCATAACTTTCCGGAAGGCATGGCGGTTTTCATGAGCGCGCTCGTAAATATCAAGGTAGGCGTTATGCTGGCCATCGCTATAGCTTTGCATAATATTCCGGAAGGGATAGCCGTAGCTATGCCGATCTTCTACGCTACGAAGAGCAAGAGGAAGGCCTTCTGGTATTCATTCCTGGCCGGATTCGCGGAACCGGCCGGCGCGGTCATAACAATATTGGTCCTCATACCTTTTTTAAACCATTCCATCCTCTCTTTCATGCTTGCATTCGTTGCGGGGGTGATGGTCTTTATCAGTTTTGATGAACTTCTTCCTCTTTCCTGCCAGAGCGACGGCTATCATATATCTATTTTCGGCGTTATAACGGGCATGGCGGTGATGGCTTTAAGCCTTATTTTAATATGACGAGAAGAAGAGCCTTTGGCGTTATTATTTCGTTCGGGTTGGTCAGCCTCTTCGGCGATATCGTTTATGAAGGAGCGCGCAGCATTAACGGGCCTTATCTGAAACTTCTTGCCGTTAATGCGACTGCTTTGGGAATAATAGCCGGAGCGGGAGAATTCTTCGGATACGCGCTGCGCCTTGTTTCAGGATATTTTTCGGATAAGACAAGATATTACTGGCTCTTTACGTTTCTGGGGTATGGAATGCTGGTCAGCGTGCCTTTGCTTGCCTTGGCGGGCGTCTGGCAGACAGCGGCCCTCTTCATAATACTGGAACGGATCGGAAAAGCTATCCGCAGTCCGGCGAGAGATACGATACTTTCGCAGGCAAGTTCGCAGGTCGGAACGGGATTCGGGTTCGGCCTGCATGAGGCGATGGATCAGGTCGGGGCGGTCGCGGGGCCTCTCATATTCGCAGTCTTTTTCATGATGGCCGGCAAAGAGGCGGGCGTCTCCGATTACCGGAGAGGATACGCGTTTTTATGGATCCCGTTCCTGCTGGTGATGCTTTGCCTATTTTTTACCTACCGTAAAGTTCCTGATACCGATACCCTGGAGACAACGCGAAAAGATGAGATGCCGGATAAGCTCTCAAGGGTTTTTTGGCTGTATACATTATTTACTTTCATTACGACAGCGGGTTTTTGCAGTTTCATCCTTATCGCCTTTCATTTTAAGTCCACTTCCGCGCTGTCCGACGCGCAGATACCGTTATCTTATACTATCGCAATGGGAATTGACGCGGCCTCCGCCCTCGCGATCGGTAAAGCGTATGATGTATTGAAAAATAAAAGAAATAACCGCAATGCCGGATTGAATCTGCTTGCGATAATACCGTTATTATCGCTTTTAATGCCGCTTTTTATATTTTCAAAGGATCATTCTCTGATAATAATAGGCGTGCTCTGCTGGGGGGTCGTAATGGGCATCCATGAGACGATCATGAGGTCAGCGATAGCCGATATTACCTCTCTGGCAAAGCGCGGCACGGGATATGGCATATTCAATACCGCATACGGCCTGGCGTTCTTCCTGGGAAGCGCGTTGCTGGGCTTCTTATATGACAGGTCGTTATCGTTTGTAATAACCTCTATAATAGTTATCGAGCTTCTTGCATTTGTCCCATTTTTCATGATGAGAAGAGAGATATACGCGTAATGGTAATAAAATGATAGTATCGAAACGCCATAAGAAGACAGGATTAAGGATAAAAGTCACGCGGAAGATATCGGAGATACCCGCGCATGACTGGAAGAAGGTCTATCCGGACGTATTGGAGAACTACGATTTTTTTAGGACGATCGACAGCTCCGGCATAACCCAATTCTCGTTCTATTATATAATAGTCTACGACAAAAACCATCCTGTCGGCGCCACTGCCTGTTTCCTGGTGGACTATTCGCTCGATACAAGCATAAACGGCCCTCTGCGGCGTATCACCAACTCGATAAAGAGATTGAAGCCGAACATCTTCAGCATAAAGACATTAGTCTGTGGTGTGCCTATGGCGCAGGGCAAGATCGGGTTGGCCGGCGATAAAAGCGCGGTGTTCAAAGCAATGCTTCGCAAGATGGACCATATCGCGAAAAAGAGTAAGGCGTCGATCGTCGCGTTCAAGGACTTTGACGGGCCCTATACAGAAATACTCGACCCTCTTCAAAGGGCCGGATTCGCGAAGTTTGACAGCCTGCCGAACACAGAGCTTAATGTATGGCATAAAGATTTCGAAGAGTATCTTAAGACGCTGAGCGGCGCTACGCGTTATGACCTGCGCAGGAAATTCAAGAAAGTCGACGGCCATGTGAAGATCGACCTGAAGATCGTCGATAGCCTTGAAGCGGACGAAATGAAGGCTGTCTACAAGATGTATCTCGAAATAGTATCTCGCCATGACATGAACTTCGAGCTGCTGCCTGAGGCTTTTTTCAGGGACATATCAGTCAACATGCCGGGGCGCGCGAAATTTTTTCTCTGGAAGATCGACGGAAAGATAGTCGCGTTCCTTTTTTCGATGGTGTCGCAGGAGCGGTTCATAGACTATTTCGTCGGGCTGGATTATTCCGTCGCGCATAAATATCACCTCTATTTTCTGAAGTTCAGGGAAGCGTTGATCTGGTGTATCAAGCATAAGATAAAGAAATATGAGATGGGTATAACGGCTTATGAGCCTAAGCTGAGGCTCGGCTTTGATCTGGTGCCGCTTTACATATATGCCAAACTGAGAAACAGGATGCTGAGGCCCGCATTCAATCTCATATGCCAATTCCTGAAGTTCGAGCATTTCGATCCGGTTCTAAGGGCCGCGAAGAAGAAGGCGGGGATATAATGATATGACAATGAAACAATGGTATGAGTCGTTATATGAGAACTACGCGCGGAAATATGATAAGGAGTGTTTTGTTCAGGGCACTGCGGGTGAATGTGATTTTATCGAAGAGGAGATAGCCCGCGATAAGTCCTTAAAGATCATCGACATCGGTTGCGGTACCGGCCGTCATGCGATTGAACTGACAAAGAGGGGATATAATGTGACCGGCGTTGATCTTTCCGGGAATCAGATCAAGGGGGCAAGGGAAAAGGCCGAAGAGGCAAGGGTGACCATCGACTTCCAAATACAAGATGCCCGCAATCTTCCGTTTGACGGTGAATTTGATCTGGCAATTATGCTTTGCGAAGGCGGGTTTTCTCTTATGGAAACAGATGAGATGAACTTTGAGATTCTCAAGAACGCGACAAAAGCGCTGAACGATAAAGGAAAGCTTATTTTCACTACATTAAACGGATTGTTCCCGCTGTTTCATTCGGTCAATGAGTTCTATAAGTCGGCCGAGAAAGAAGGCCAGTCCCGGTGCAAGGAGTGCTCCTTTGATCTGATGACTTTCCGTGATTATAACACCGCTGTTTTTGAAGACGATTCCGGCAATAAAAGGGAGCTTAAGTGTAACGAGCGTTATTACGTGCCCAGCGAGATAACGTGGCTTTTAAAGACGCTCGGGTTCAAAAAGATCGATATTTTTGGCGCGAAGCTGGGAGCGTTTTCAAGGAATGACAAGTTGACCACCAAAGATTTCGAGATGCTCGTCGTCGCGGTGAAATAGATGATAGCGAGCCAGTAGCGGCATGTAATTTATAAGGCTTGATAAAACAGCACTTATATTGTATACTTTAATACATAGAATTGTATAAAACAATACAACTAATTGTATGGAATATAGAATAGATAAAACAGGATTATGGGATCGACTTGGCATATGGAACGGCTTTCTTAAAAGAAAGGTTCACCTCATTGCTTGTGGTGGTACTGCGCTTACACTTTTAGATGTTAAGCCATCGACAAAAGACATCGACCTTCTTGTGCCTGTAACCGAAGAATGCCGCTAACTTATAAAGACATTGAAAGATCTTGGGTATAAGAGCGCAAGCGGCGCAGGATGGGCAAGAGACGATGGTTTTATGTTTGATGCTTATGAGGGCAAAAGTTAAGGAGATAGATATAAAAGAGCTTACTAAGCGTTTCAATGAGACTGCATCATATGATGTTTCTGAAGA is drawn from Candidatus Omnitrophota bacterium and contains these coding sequences:
- a CDS encoding signal peptidase I, with product MKTEKLVCIGNSMKPTLSPLDMLDVAPYNGKKIRPGDVIVFFSNDCEHKIAHRVVSVKQGKILTKGDNNNKVDTLSVSSEKIVGKVEYFERGKKRFRIYGGAIGRAYAFLFKTKQSSGRALSYLFGNAYIKLAKTGIALRLIPCREKIRTVVFKRPHGEDIQVFMGNLLIARRRPWQDKWYVRKPFRLFVEDYIK
- a CDS encoding nucleotidyltransferase family protein, with the protein product MDQRKKIEDLLLSVLRKDNGADKRLVCGKIACLESDDWKRLLKAALKYRLFPAFYERLMSMKPDNLPQDFLSELRGIFAFNLKRNVLLERESFETIRCLQDSGIKAMPLKGPIMARYLHGDPALRRTSSDIDLLVKPENAEKAIGVLRSAGWAFAERTEGGLSYKDTLKYVGQVSLTKQTRNPLGNLCLDLHRMIFDPFMFPDQAGLWQGLRELDIDGNKAAIPSDEKLFIYFSLLSMSLDASYIYDLSVIISRYGDTLDWERIACSRDYLRSRTAVYFAVKLACELFGCEAPEAFLKKIKPGPAKETFLKIWINRKAVMESSVKWMHRSRFSGRIWYFFILSFLYSKDFFDCLRMICRRIYFRGEKFAVSCN
- the scmD gene encoding SynChlorMet cassette protein ScmD, with product MTENNKLIANPMVVLREEFDDWALLFDPDTNDIFTIDPVSVFIWKRLDGKHITEDIIKELKPVCDGMPPDASKHIDDFLQDLMKHGLAGYEVKK
- the zupT gene encoding zinc transporter ZupT produces the protein MDINRIWLPLLLSFLAGIFTVAGSFITFFVKDFKKSYLQFFLGLSGGVMIYVSFVELLPSSIRDIGPLNANVAFFVGIITVMLIDFFIPHEYIAERIKVGHHDKRLMTAGIFMALGIGIHNFPEGMAVFMSALVNIKVGVMLAIAIALHNIPEGIAVAMPIFYATKSKRKAFWYSFLAGFAEPAGAVITILVLIPFLNHSILSFMLAFVAGVMVFISFDELLPLSCQSDGYHISIFGVITGMAVMALSLILI
- the scmE gene encoding SynChlorMet cassette radical SAM/SPASM protein ScmE, which produces MKIMRTPKAVEIDITNKCNLRCKYCSHFSSAGDTDRDLPTEEWLKFFEELNARAVMNVCLCGGEAFCRDDLKELVKGIVGNRMRFDILSNGTLITDDIAKFLASTKRCNYVQVSIDGSIPTTHDAMRGEGNFIKALEGMRALRRNGIRAAVRVTIHRENVRDLEGIAKLLLEDIGLPSFGTNSASHMGLCRANAEQVQLTPEERVLAMETLLKLNKKYGGRISAAAGPLAEANMWLKMEKARKEGIEGMPGRGHLVACGGVNSKIGVRADGVMVPCVQLSHIELGRINHDPLEEVWQNHPELKRLRERRDIPLSDFPYCMDCDYVNYCTGNCPALAYTFTGRDDCPSPDACLKRFLEEGGRLPDMELEKV
- the scmF gene encoding SynChlorMet cassette radical SAM/SPASM protein ScmF gives rise to the protein MNTTRTDFKETINPKYSLNQIYFYLTEGCNLACRHCWIAPKFQANGREYPALDIELFKSIIEQAKPLGLSGVKLTGGEPLLHLRINDILDHVKANDLRLIIETNGVLCTPELAKKIKENKSPFVSVSIDSPDAKTHEWVRGVEGCFDKAKEGIRNLVAVGLKPQIIMTLMRCNKDSLEEMVRLAESLGAGSVKFNIVQPTARGEDMHKQNETLSIQELVSLGRWADDVLQGKTKLRLYYHHTPAFRSLGKMYGENPSGCGTCGILGILGVLANGSYALCGIGESVPELVFGHVAKDRLEDV
- a CDS encoding ABC transporter ATP-binding protein, whose product is MAKIGRAGFFSYLIPYWKLVLLTMSLGVVSVLLGIINPYFAKLTIDNAYGNRDIKLFILLASVGAAFFLIGNLLDFVKSDRSRLLSRKVNFDISRDLFKRLQDLPFAYHADRSSGEYVYRLRNDTESVSALLSDQIPRFPVLLFRFLAIVAVIFYLNWKLALFALMLVPISHIQSTLILRWIGNIARSKMAKIQKLFKNLHETFSHMHLIKSFGREKNEIKKFEAGLKDVMEAELKDARMTGVFNVSGAILSKALSGVVVLFGGFQVIRGEMTLGSLTAIAIYVAQMMGLLKSIYDFYQNIVVGRVAEKRIGEILETEPSICDSPGAADHIIETGSVEFRDVSFGYRKDASVIDGISFLVEPYSKAAFVGLSGSGKTTMISLISRLYEPGEGGIYIDGVDIKKIKLASLKSQTSIALQQSYLWNDTIANNILYGAGGSTRQDMIEAAKLAEAHEFIIRSRDGYDSNVGEAGHSLSEGQKQRIAIARAFISKPRLLVLDEAMSSLDSETEDKIIDNIKREFKDSTVIIVSHRLSTVEKMDMVYFLKDSSTMESGTHEELVRKNLRYGELFASQFKDTLSEEPAVFQ
- a CDS encoding DegT/DnrJ/EryC1/StrS family aminotransferase — protein: MRCIRKDFLVFGSPLIEAGEVGEVVASMKSGWLGTGPKVRKFEDMFRKYKGTRYAVAVNSCTAALHLSMLSAGIKPGDEVIVPTLTFAATANAVIHAGARPVFADCRRDTMNIDPGDIEKKINKKTKAIVPVHFAGRPCDMDKIMDIARRYRLKVIEDCAHAIEAEYRGKKTGTLGDLGCFSFYVTKNITTGEGGMVVTGNPRYEEKIKILALHGMTKDAWRRFSDKGYKHYQVIYSGYKYNMTDLQAAIGMHQLPRIDRYWRKRRSIWRKYNEAFEGLPLFLPAPESKDIKHAYHLYTLLLDIARLRITRDAFLHEMTLRRIGVGVHYIALHLHPYYRKTFGYRRGDFPNAEWISERTVSLPVSAKLTDKDTDDVINAVIDIIK
- the scmC gene encoding SynChlorMet cassette protein ScmC, which encodes MIKDTYNLRFGNGQCLSLAATADSSGWLEKFASILELERSLPDGHSKVVFSRKKIISDKGTPNSRNELADILGKDVPADAWSLYDARVLKIWYNIFLDDVICEISAVANEDMDIIQMWHALYSIYIKAQRTGGVPLHAGLIERDGRGIVIAAPGNTGKSTCCRRIPPPRKALCDDEVLIIYDKIKGYLAHPFPTWSDYLWKRANNTWKVEKNVALDAVFFLEQAPVDEVEPVGGAMAAALMNLSAHQAFFKGHAGRNPGGETGRKKDLFNNVCRLVKAVPSFKLRCTLDGEFWVKIEEALCARQGC